A portion of the Eubacterium maltosivorans genome contains these proteins:
- a CDS encoding GntR family transcriptional regulator, which yields MELFDHQLDKNIPVPLYYQLKTLLEEYIEKEHTNYEEPIPTEMEISEAFGISRPTVRQAINSLVVEGKLYRKKSKGTFVNRPKIHQNFLESIQSFNEEMKEKGLTPKTEVLGLEVVACDEEVGRALQLEVGTEVVRLERLRYADGEPIVHVVSHLPYSLCGEMLEKDFTRVSMYHVMEAELGMTIDYATRRLEAILADSSTAKILGISKGSAIQYIQTIAYLTDETAVEYSKAYYRGDRSHFTFKLKRN from the coding sequence ATGGAATTATTTGATCATCAACTCGATAAAAATATACCGGTGCCGCTTTATTACCAGCTCAAAACACTGCTGGAGGAGTACATCGAAAAAGAGCACACCAATTATGAAGAACCCATCCCAACGGAAATGGAGATCAGTGAGGCTTTTGGAATCAGCCGTCCGACAGTACGCCAGGCGATCAACTCGCTGGTGGTGGAGGGAAAGCTCTACCGCAAAAAGAGCAAGGGTACCTTTGTGAACCGTCCAAAGATTCACCAGAATTTCCTGGAATCGATCCAGAGTTTTAACGAGGAAATGAAGGAAAAAGGACTGACGCCTAAAACCGAAGTACTGGGCCTGGAGGTGGTGGCCTGTGACGAAGAGGTGGGACGCGCCCTGCAGCTTGAGGTGGGGACAGAGGTCGTGCGGCTTGAGCGTCTGCGCTATGCAGACGGAGAGCCCATTGTCCACGTGGTCAGCCATCTGCCTTACAGCCTGTGCGGTGAAATGCTGGAAAAGGATTTTACCCGAGTCTCCATGTATCATGTGATGGAGGCCGAGCTGGGTATGACCATTGACTATGCCACCAGACGCCTGGAGGCCATATTGGCAGACAGCTCGACCGCTAAAATCCTGGGGATCAGCAAGGGTTCCGCAATCCAGTATATTCAGACCATCGCCTACCTGACCGACGAGACGGCAGTGGAATACTCTAAAGCCTATTATCGAGGGGACAGGAGCCATTTCACCTTTAAATTAAAACGGAATTAA
- the deoC gene encoding deoxyribose-phosphate aldolase produces the protein MKTLTVKELAGYFDHTLLKAFVTDEDFKKLCDDADKYGFKMVAINSAPVALCKEYLKDSPVHVGAAISFPLGQTTIETKVFETENAIANGADEIDYVINIVELKNKNYDYIKREMEAIVAVCRENGVLSKVIFENCYLTKDEIVKTAEIAREVKPDFIKTSTGFGTGGATVEDVRLMKSVVGDTVKVKAAGGIRDLETCLAMIEAGAERIGSSSSIEITEAYAKTL, from the coding sequence ATGAAAACATTAACTGTTAAAGAACTGGCAGGTTATTTTGACCATACGCTCTTAAAGGCCTTTGTCACGGATGAGGATTTTAAGAAGCTGTGTGATGATGCCGATAAGTACGGCTTTAAGATGGTTGCCATCAATTCGGCCCCGGTAGCACTGTGTAAGGAGTACCTGAAGGATTCACCTGTGCATGTGGGCGCAGCCATCAGTTTCCCCCTCGGTCAGACAACCATTGAAACCAAGGTTTTTGAAACTGAAAACGCCATTGCAAACGGCGCGGACGAAATCGATTATGTCATCAACATCGTGGAGCTGAAGAATAAGAATTATGACTATATCAAACGTGAAATGGAAGCCATTGTGGCAGTCTGCCGTGAAAACGGCGTGCTGTCAAAGGTTATTTTTGAAAACTGCTATCTGACAAAGGATGAGATTGTAAAGACTGCTGAGATCGCCAGAGAGGTGAAGCCGGATTTTATTAAAACCTCAACAGGTTTTGGTACAGGCGGAGCGACCGTGGAGGATGTAAGGCTTATGAAATCCGTTGTCGGCGATACTGTAAAGGTCAAGGCTGCCGGCGGTATCCGAGACCTTGAGACCTGCCTGGCGATGATCGAAGCTGGTGCAGAACGGATTGGCAGCAGCAGCAGTATTGAAATTACAGAAGCTTACGCTAAAACATTATAA
- the xylB gene encoding xylulokinase produces MKKYLLAHDLGTSGNKATLYSTEGELVKSCVHSYDMLVSNNNWVEQRPEDFWNAVCISTKELVQDIDVNDIAAISFSGQMMGCICVDKEGKALRNALIWADMRATKEEEMIRERISEEDFYHLTGHKISPSYGGQKLMWVKNNEPEIYENTYKMLNCKDYIILKLTGKFVTEYTDASSTNLLDLNKLEWSDRLLEVMGIDREKMPTLLKSTDVAGTVTDEAAGACGLVSGIPVVCGGGDGVCAAVGTGCTKEGITHSCMGTSSWISITTEKPIYDEEMRTFTWAHIVPGYVLPTGTMQCGGGSYSWFTKELCKYESLLGEQQGVSKYDLLDQEIGDSKPGANGLLFLPYLIGERSPRWNPKAKGAFIGLKMETEKKDMVRAVQEGVAFNLGVVMDVFKGKGVKIDDMIVIGGGAQSDAWLQILADVYNINIQKPNYLEEATSMGAAITAGVGVGVFENFDVIDKFLKIEETKVPNSDNQPVYSAMKPIFDEAYFALTGVFDKLSEFTK; encoded by the coding sequence ATGAAAAAATACTTACTGGCACATGATTTGGGAACATCCGGAAACAAGGCGACTCTGTACAGCACAGAAGGGGAACTGGTCAAAAGCTGTGTGCACAGCTACGACATGCTTGTCAGCAATAATAACTGGGTTGAACAGCGCCCCGAGGATTTCTGGAACGCTGTCTGCATATCCACAAAAGAGCTGGTGCAGGATATCGATGTGAACGACATTGCCGCCATATCCTTCAGCGGCCAGATGATGGGGTGCATCTGCGTGGATAAAGAGGGCAAGGCGCTTAGAAACGCTTTGATTTGGGCAGACATGCGCGCCACAAAGGAAGAGGAAATGATTCGCGAGCGCATCAGCGAGGAAGATTTTTATCATCTCACAGGCCATAAAATCAGCCCGTCCTACGGCGGCCAAAAGCTGATGTGGGTTAAAAACAACGAACCGGAAATCTATGAAAATACCTATAAAATGCTTAACTGTAAGGATTATATTATCCTCAAGCTAACCGGGAAATTTGTCACCGAGTATACGGACGCTTCCTCCACCAACCTGTTGGATTTAAACAAGCTGGAATGGTCCGACCGCCTTCTGGAAGTCATGGGGATTGACCGTGAAAAAATGCCGACGCTGTTAAAATCCACAGACGTTGCGGGAACCGTAACAGATGAAGCGGCCGGAGCCTGTGGGCTGGTTTCAGGCATTCCTGTTGTCTGCGGCGGCGGCGACGGCGTCTGCGCGGCTGTTGGCACCGGCTGTACCAAGGAAGGCATTACCCACAGCTGTATGGGTACATCCTCATGGATTTCGATCACGACTGAAAAGCCAATCTATGATGAAGAAATGCGCACCTTTACCTGGGCGCACATTGTGCCGGGCTATGTATTGCCAACTGGGACCATGCAGTGCGGCGGTGGCTCTTACAGCTGGTTTACAAAGGAGCTGTGCAAGTACGAGAGCCTGTTGGGTGAACAGCAGGGCGTCAGCAAGTATGACCTTCTGGATCAGGAAATCGGCGATTCTAAGCCAGGAGCCAACGGACTGCTGTTTCTGCCATACCTGATCGGCGAGCGAAGCCCGCGCTGGAATCCGAAGGCAAAGGGCGCCTTTATCGGTCTTAAAATGGAAACTGAAAAGAAGGACATGGTGCGCGCGGTGCAGGAAGGCGTTGCCTTTAATCTGGGCGTGGTCATGGATGTCTTTAAGGGCAAGGGTGTCAAAATTGACGACATGATCGTCATTGGCGGCGGTGCTCAGAGCGATGCCTGGCTCCAGATTTTAGCCGATGTTTACAATATTAATATCCAGAAGCCAAACTACCTGGAAGAAGCGACCTCCATGGGAGCTGCCATTACTGCAGGTGTGGGCGTTGGCGTCTTTGAAAATTTTGACGTCATTGACAAATTCCTGAAAATTGAGGAAACAAAGGTGCCAAACAGCGATAATCAGCCGGTTTACAGCGCTATGAAACCAATTTTTGACGAAGCTTATTTTGCGCTGACCGGCGTGTTTGACAAGCTTTCAGAATTTACAAAATAA
- a CDS encoding YbaK/EbsC family protein — MAVDKVKAYFKQYGMEDQVKELTASTATVELAAEAVGVIPARIAKTLSFKRYDECILVVAAGDTKIDNRKFKEEFGIKAKMLSPDEVLEFTGHAVGGVCPFGIENPDVEVYLDDSLKRFDTVFPAAGSSNSMIELSCDDLFQYSGALSWVDVCRLKE; from the coding sequence ATGGCAGTAGATAAGGTAAAGGCATATTTTAAACAGTACGGTATGGAGGATCAGGTTAAAGAGCTGACAGCTTCGACCGCCACCGTTGAGCTGGCTGCAGAAGCTGTAGGTGTGATTCCGGCCCGTATCGCAAAAACACTGTCTTTTAAACGTTATGACGAGTGTATTCTTGTTGTGGCAGCAGGCGATACAAAAATTGATAATCGTAAATTCAAGGAAGAGTTTGGCATTAAGGCAAAAATGCTGTCGCCGGATGAGGTTTTGGAATTTACAGGCCACGCGGTCGGCGGTGTGTGCCCCTTTGGCATTGAAAACCCGGATGTGGAGGTTTACCTGGATGACTCTCTCAAGCGCTTTGACACGGTGTTTCCAGCGGCTGGCAGCAGTAATTCCATGATCGAGCTTTCCTGTGACGATCTGTTTCAGTATTCCGGCGCGCTGAGCTGGGTGGATGTGTGCAGGCTTAAGGAGTAA
- a CDS encoding class I SAM-dependent methyltransferase, whose product MKENKYDDDVFFKKYSEMSRSRQGLAGAGEWSELQKLLPDFKDKRVLDLGCGYGWHCLYAAEHGAASVLGVDISEKMLKTARKKNSHERICYQQCAMEDLDFKEDAFDVVISSLAFHYIQDFSALVEKISRFTATGGDFVFSVEHPVFTAYGTQDWYYDDAGEILHFPVDNYYYEGKRKAVFLGEEVTKYHRTLTTYLDTLLKNGFELHRIVEPQPPAEMLDLPGMKDEMRRPMMLLVSAKKK is encoded by the coding sequence ATGAAAGAAAATAAATACGATGATGACGTATTTTTTAAAAAATACAGCGAAATGAGCCGCTCCCGCCAGGGCTTGGCAGGCGCAGGGGAATGGTCTGAGCTGCAAAAGCTTTTGCCGGATTTTAAGGACAAGCGCGTACTGGACTTAGGCTGCGGCTATGGCTGGCACTGTCTGTACGCGGCAGAGCATGGCGCGGCCAGCGTGCTGGGGGTGGACATATCTGAAAAAATGCTGAAAACAGCGCGGAAGAAAAACAGTCACGAAAGAATCTGTTATCAGCAGTGCGCCATGGAAGACCTGGATTTTAAAGAGGACGCCTTTGATGTGGTGATCAGTTCGCTGGCGTTTCACTATATACAGGACTTTTCCGCTCTGGTAGAAAAAATAAGCCGCTTTACCGCCACTGGCGGTGATTTTGTCTTTTCAGTGGAGCATCCTGTGTTCACCGCCTATGGCACGCAGGACTGGTATTACGACGACGCGGGTGAGATTCTGCATTTTCCCGTAGACAATTATTATTATGAAGGTAAAAGAAAGGCTGTTTTTCTGGGAGAAGAAGTGACCAAGTACCACCGGACACTTACGACCTATCTCGATACACTGCTTAAAAACGGTTTTGAGCTTCATCGCATCGTTGAGCCCCAGCCTCCCGCGGAAATGCTCGATTTACCTGGGATGAAGGATGAAATGCGACGGCCCATGATGCTGCTGGTTTCCGCAAAAAAGAAATAA
- a CDS encoding DUF5684 domain-containing protein, producing MTIMPLLMLLWYILILAAGWKMFEKTGEPGWKSFIPFYNEYTVYKFSWNTMLFWVNLICVVLSRWLGGSDMGILTLIAGVMSLVSVVLYIGISYKLAQSFGQGVGFTIGLMILRPVFILILGFGSADYIGPEGNRFLH from the coding sequence ATGACGATAATGCCACTTTTAATGCTGCTGTGGTATATTTTGATTTTGGCAGCGGGCTGGAAGATGTTCGAGAAGACTGGCGAACCAGGCTGGAAGTCCTTTATTCCTTTCTATAATGAGTACACCGTGTACAAATTTTCGTGGAATACAATGCTCTTCTGGGTTAATCTTATTTGTGTGGTGCTGAGCAGATGGCTCGGCGGCAGCGATATGGGCATTCTTACCCTAATTGCCGGCGTCATGAGCCTTGTGTCAGTGGTCTTATACATTGGCATCAGCTATAAGCTGGCGCAGTCCTTTGGGCAGGGCGTGGGCTTTACTATAGGCCTGATGATACTGCGGCCGGTTTTTATTTTGATTCTCGGCTTTGGCAGTGCGGATTATATCGGTCCAGAGGGAAACCGTTTTTTACATTGA
- a CDS encoding Mrp/NBP35 family ATP-binding protein codes for MVDEENCTHDCSTCGSDCDEREGGAPDFSVKAHPWSQVKKVIGVVSGKGGVGKSLVTSTLAVLLRRKGLSTGILDADITGPSIPKAFGITQKAQGSDKGIYPVKTKTGIDLMSMNLLLENDTDPVVWRGPVIAGAVKQFWSDVIWEYEDYLFVDMPPGTGDVPLTVFQSLPINGIIIVTSPQELVSMIVEKAVNMANMMNIPILGVVENMSYVECPDCGKKIAVFGESHIDEVAAEKGLKVLAKLPIDPETASLVDAGKIEDFKGDWLDGAADVVASL; via the coding sequence ATGGTTGATGAAGAAAACTGCACCCATGACTGCAGCACCTGCGGCTCAGACTGTGACGAGCGTGAAGGCGGCGCACCAGACTTTTCAGTCAAGGCGCATCCCTGGAGTCAGGTTAAAAAAGTAATTGGCGTTGTCAGTGGAAAGGGCGGCGTTGGTAAATCCCTCGTAACCTCTACACTGGCGGTACTGCTCAGACGCAAGGGCTTATCTACCGGTATTCTCGATGCCGATATTACAGGTCCCTCCATCCCCAAGGCTTTTGGGATTACCCAGAAGGCCCAGGGAAGCGATAAGGGCATTTACCCGGTTAAGACAAAGACCGGCATTGATTTAATGTCCATGAACCTGCTTTTGGAAAACGACACCGATCCTGTTGTCTGGAGAGGCCCGGTAATCGCCGGCGCGGTAAAGCAGTTCTGGAGCGATGTTATCTGGGAATACGAGGACTATCTGTTTGTGGATATGCCGCCGGGAACCGGTGACGTGCCGCTCACCGTATTCCAGTCACTGCCCATCAACGGGATTATCATCGTGACCTCTCCTCAGGAGCTGGTATCCATGATCGTTGAAAAGGCTGTAAACATGGCAAACATGATGAACATTCCTATTTTGGGCGTTGTTGAAAACATGAGCTATGTAGAATGCCCGGACTGTGGTAAAAAGATTGCTGTATTTGGCGAAAGCCATATTGACGAAGTCGCAGCGGAAAAGGGCCTGAAGGTTCTGGCCAAGCTGCCGATCGACCCGGAAACCGCCTCCTTGGTGGATGCCGGCAAAATTGAGGACTTTAAGGGCGACTGGCTGGACGGCGCGGCAGACGTTGTCGCGAGCTTATAA
- a CDS encoding AzlC family ABC transporter permease → MKKTLESAFVTTLPVLFGYLFTGIAFGLLLSKAGYGVLWAALISTVVYAGSMQFVLVTFFDGGLSLFTMAMMTFAINIRHSFYGLSFIQKFKEMGKRRLYMIFSLTDETYSLLCSAKTPKGVDEKQYYVAIALMDQIYWIIGSVLGSVAGALITFDTTGIDFAMTALFIVIFVEQWLEAENHLPALVGLAAGIVCLLIFGPGSFILPSLLSSVLLLMLLKARLDVTEKAHNAAEEQEDAQ, encoded by the coding sequence ATGAAAAAAACACTTGAAAGCGCATTCGTCACCACCCTTCCGGTCCTGTTTGGCTACCTGTTTACCGGCATTGCCTTTGGGCTGCTTTTAAGCAAAGCCGGCTATGGCGTGTTGTGGGCAGCGCTCATCAGCACGGTGGTGTACGCGGGCTCCATGCAGTTTGTACTGGTAACCTTTTTTGACGGCGGGCTGAGCCTGTTCACCATGGCCATGATGACCTTTGCCATCAATATCCGCCATTCCTTTTACGGGCTTTCCTTTATTCAGAAGTTTAAGGAAATGGGAAAGCGGCGCCTGTACATGATCTTTTCACTGACCGATGAAACCTATTCGCTGCTTTGCTCGGCAAAGACACCGAAGGGGGTGGATGAAAAGCAGTACTATGTGGCCATCGCCCTGATGGACCAGATTTACTGGATAATTGGCAGTGTGCTCGGCTCGGTGGCGGGCGCGCTTATCACCTTTGATACCACAGGCATCGACTTTGCCATGACAGCCCTGTTCATTGTTATTTTTGTTGAGCAGTGGCTGGAGGCAGAAAACCATCTGCCAGCCCTGGTCGGCCTGGCCGCTGGGATTGTCTGCCTTTTGATCTTTGGTCCCGGCAGCTTTATTCTGCCATCCCTTTTGAGCTCAGTGCTTTTGCTGATGCTTCTTAAGGCGCGGCTGGACGTGACAGAAAAAGCCCATAATGCCGCTGAAGAACAGGAGGATGCGCAATGA
- a CDS encoding branched-chain amino acid transporter permease: MIGGSQAFLIVAVVAVCTFITRVLPFALFGRKDPPEWVLYLGRILPPAVIAILVVYCYRNVAMNAWPFGLPEFIAMAAVVALHVWKRNNLISIGVGTVLYMVLIQVVFV; this comes from the coding sequence ATGATTGGAGGTTCACAGGCTTTTTTAATTGTGGCGGTGGTGGCAGTCTGCACCTTTATCACCAGAGTACTGCCCTTCGCGCTTTTTGGGCGTAAGGATCCGCCGGAATGGGTGCTGTACCTTGGCAGGATTCTGCCCCCGGCGGTCATTGCGATTCTGGTGGTATACTGTTACCGCAATGTGGCCATGAATGCCTGGCCCTTTGGCCTGCCGGAGTTTATTGCCATGGCAGCTGTGGTGGCGCTTCATGTCTGGAAGCGGAATAATCTTATCAGCATTGGGGTGGGAACCGTATTGTATATGGTTTTAATTCAGGTTGTTTTTGTATAA
- a CDS encoding ABC transporter ATP-binding protein yields the protein MRKFVEFNDVYKRYKMGEVTINAANGISFGIEEGEFAIVVGPSGAGKTTVLNILGGMSGCDEGQVFVGDKEVSSLNARELATYRRYDTGFVFQFYNLIQNLTAVENVELATQICKDPMDARETLASVGLEDRMDNFPSQLSGGEQQRVAIARALAKRPKLLLCDEPTGALDYSTGKNILKLLQDTCQREKMTVALITHNQAITPMADRVIKMKNGKVEDMYLNAEPMPVELIEW from the coding sequence ATGAGAAAATTTGTCGAATTTAACGATGTCTATAAACGTTATAAAATGGGCGAGGTGACCATCAACGCTGCCAACGGCATTTCCTTTGGCATCGAGGAGGGTGAGTTCGCCATTGTGGTTGGGCCCAGCGGCGCCGGAAAGACAACCGTGCTCAACATACTGGGCGGCATGTCCGGATGTGACGAGGGACAGGTGTTTGTGGGCGATAAGGAGGTCTCCTCGCTGAACGCCAGAGAGCTGGCAACCTACAGGCGCTATGATACCGGCTTTGTCTTTCAGTTTTATAACCTGATCCAGAACCTGACCGCCGTGGAAAATGTCGAGCTGGCGACTCAGATCTGCAAGGACCCTATGGATGCCAGAGAAACCCTGGCGAGTGTGGGGCTTGAGGATCGTATGGACAACTTTCCATCCCAGCTCTCCGGCGGGGAACAGCAGCGTGTGGCCATCGCGAGAGCGCTGGCAAAGCGGCCAAAGCTGCTGCTCTGTGACGAGCCCACTGGTGCCCTGGATTACAGCACCGGTAAAAATATTTTGAAGCTTTTGCAGGATACCTGCCAGCGGGAAAAAATGACGGTTGCCCTCATCACCCACAACCAGGCCATCACCCCCATGGCGGACCGGGTTATTAAGATGAAGAACGGCAAGGTTGAGGATATGTACCTGAACGCCGAGCCCATGCCAGTCGAATTGATCGAGTGGTAG
- a CDS encoding winged helix DNA-binding domain-containing protein translates to MSIETEQIRSHRLRAHHLDKKQPMTGMTAAAGACGFQNSPPGAWETALFNRLEGCTLQAAQNALYLEKSLIQAWSFRGAPVVFPTEQSAVFLTALRAQEGETPWIYTRGITAALDFLQMSFEDLLKRTEKAAECLDNRVIKSKEALDRTLAEVIERELPEEKRALWRAPSMYGSPDRQTVGGAAVSFLLRPCSFASLVVFGKRQGICPTFTSFKNWTGGLPEHTPDAEKTLVRKFLHCYGPSTKEGLMAWLGCSPRQAKRLWHTISDEMEPVTAGKKAASILSADRDSLLRSEKSGDRLILLGPHDPYLDIKDRQVLLEDKGLQKQVWKTVGNPGVVLKGGRAAGIWKAKTQKDKVEISIRLFEAFRAAEKKAVEELAGEYADFRGLGLSSFHIE, encoded by the coding sequence ATGAGTATAGAGACAGAACAAATCCGAAGCCATCGGCTGAGAGCACATCATCTGGATAAAAAACAGCCCATGACAGGCATGACTGCCGCCGCTGGCGCCTGCGGCTTTCAAAATTCACCGCCAGGCGCCTGGGAAACCGCATTGTTTAACCGGCTGGAGGGCTGCACACTGCAGGCGGCGCAGAACGCCCTGTATCTGGAAAAAAGTTTGATACAGGCCTGGAGCTTTCGCGGCGCGCCTGTGGTTTTTCCAACAGAGCAAAGCGCAGTCTTTCTGACCGCGCTGAGGGCACAGGAGGGGGAAACGCCGTGGATATACACACGGGGAATCACCGCCGCCCTTGATTTTTTGCAGATGTCTTTTGAGGATTTACTAAAGCGGACAGAGAAAGCCGCAGAGTGTCTGGACAATCGTGTCATCAAAAGCAAGGAAGCCCTGGACAGAACACTGGCGGAGGTCATTGAGCGCGAACTGCCCGAGGAAAAGCGGGCGCTCTGGCGCGCGCCGTCCATGTACGGCAGCCCTGACCGGCAGACTGTTGGGGGAGCGGCGGTTTCTTTCCTGCTGCGCCCCTGTTCCTTTGCGTCACTGGTGGTCTTTGGCAAGCGGCAGGGCATCTGCCCAACCTTTACCTCGTTTAAAAACTGGACAGGCGGCCTGCCGGAGCATACACCGGACGCCGAAAAGACCTTGGTGCGTAAATTTCTGCATTGCTATGGGCCGTCCACGAAGGAGGGCCTGATGGCCTGGCTGGGCTGTTCCCCGAGACAGGCAAAGCGCCTGTGGCATACCATCTCGGATGAAATGGAACCGGTCACGGCGGGGAAAAAAGCGGCCAGCATATTGTCGGCGGACCGGGACAGCCTGCTGCGCTCAGAAAAGAGCGGTGACCGGCTGATTCTGCTCGGCCCGCATGATCCTTATCTTGACATTAAGGACAGGCAGGTTCTTTTAGAGGATAAAGGGCTCCAGAAGCAGGTATGGAAAACCGTCGGCAACCCGGGCGTTGTGCTGAAGGGCGGCCGGGCAGCCGGTATATGGAAAGCAAAAACACAGAAGGACAAGGTGGAGATTTCAATACGTTTGTTTGAGGCCTTTCGGGCTGCAGAAAAGAAGGCGGTCGAGGAACTGGCCGGAGAATACGCAGATTTCAGAGGGCTTGGTCTGAGTAGCTTTCATATAGAATAA
- a CDS encoding FadR/GntR family transcriptional regulator produces MMYTEIPQKKIYLQILEQIKYNIVTKQLKSGDRLPSERQLSEQLGVSRATVREAIRALEMIGLVHCRQGEGNFITEDFDNTLTQPLSIMFWLNDGKVTEIHELRRSLEIEAAKLAAIHATREDILRLEEICAAIESEPNEAKSAELDKKLHDSIALYSRNKLIKDVLNSASTLIEELIKDMRTLILMEEVSASAINRQHRDIVASIRKHDPDAAARAMLTHMSFIEDFVTEVQRAVDIKNTEED; encoded by the coding sequence ATGATGTATACTGAAATACCACAGAAAAAAATATATTTGCAGATTTTAGAGCAGATTAAATATAACATTGTCACCAAGCAGTTAAAGAGTGGCGACCGACTCCCCTCCGAGCGCCAGCTGTCCGAACAGCTGGGTGTTTCCCGCGCAACCGTGCGGGAGGCCATCCGCGCTCTGGAAATGATCGGCCTGGTACACTGCCGCCAGGGCGAGGGCAATTTCATTACTGAAGATTTTGACAACACCCTCACCCAGCCCTTATCCATTATGTTCTGGCTGAACGACGGCAAGGTCACAGAAATCCACGAGCTCAGGCGTTCCCTGGAGATCGAGGCGGCCAAGCTGGCTGCCATTCACGCCACCAGGGAGGATATCCTGAGGCTGGAGGAAATCTGCGCTGCCATCGAAAGCGAGCCAAATGAAGCTAAAAGTGCCGAGCTGGATAAAAAGCTTCATGATTCCATCGCGCTTTACTCCCGCAACAAGCTCATCAAGGATGTCTTAAACTCGGCCTCCACCCTGATTGAGGAGCTGATCAAGGACATGCGCACGCTTATCCTCATGGAGGAAGTAAGCGCCTCAGCCATCAACAGACAGCACCGCGACATTGTTGCCAGCATCCGTAAGCATGACCCCGATGCCGCCGCCCGGGCCATGCTCACCCATATGAGCTTCATCGAGGATTTTGTGACCGAGGTTCAAAGGGCCGTCGACATTAAGAATACAGAGGAAGACTAA
- the lctB gene encoding lactate dehydrogenase subunit LctB: protein MKTLVCIKQVPGTSNVEVDPETGVLIRDGIESKMNPYDLYALETALRLREDLGGTITTLSMGPMQTKEVIYESFYMGADDGCLLSDRKFGGADVVATSYTLAQGAKKLGDFDLIICGKQTTDGDTAQVGPEMAEFLSIPHVTNVGKILQADEKGLTVQMNMEDTVEIQHVPYPCLITVDKDIYTPRLPSYKRKLDLEKTQEIKVLTLKDMYDTDEKNYGLNGSATQVERIFPPESNVEKTTYEGSGKEVAQALYGILAEKKYV from the coding sequence ATGAAAACTTTAGTGTGTATTAAACAGGTACCGGGTACTTCCAATGTCGAAGTCGATCCGGAAACAGGTGTATTAATCCGTGATGGTATTGAATCAAAAATGAATCCCTATGATTTGTACGCTTTGGAAACAGCGCTACGTCTGCGTGAAGACCTTGGGGGGACAATCACCACATTGTCTATGGGGCCCATGCAGACAAAGGAAGTGATTTATGAATCCTTCTACATGGGCGCCGATGACGGCTGTCTTTTGTCAGACCGTAAATTTGGCGGCGCCGATGTGGTAGCCACCAGCTATACACTGGCTCAGGGAGCCAAGAAGCTGGGCGATTTTGACCTGATCATCTGCGGTAAGCAGACAACCGACGGCGACACCGCACAGGTTGGCCCGGAAATGGCTGAGTTTTTGAGCATTCCACATGTTACAAACGTTGGTAAAATACTGCAGGCCGATGAAAAGGGCCTGACGGTTCAGATGAACATGGAGGACACAGTTGAAATCCAGCATGTGCCTTATCCCTGCCTGATCACCGTTGACAAAGACATTTATACACCAAGACTGCCCTCCTACAAGCGCAAACTTGACCTTGAAAAAACACAGGAAATTAAGGTTCTGACCCTTAAAGACATGTATGACACCGATGAAAAGAACTATGGCTTGAACGGCTCCGCCACACAGGTCGAACGGATTTTTCCACCGGAAAGCAATGTGGAAAAAACCACCTATGAGGGCAGCGGAAAAGAAGTTGCCCAGGCGCTGTACGGCATTTTGGCTGAAAAGAAATATGTATAA